Below is a genomic region from Pectobacterium polaris.
CCTAAAATTAATTATCACTTTATGACTCTTCAATATAATTACGAATACAATCGAGCATGCTAGTACTTCCTTTTCCAGAAGGCTGTAGTAAAGGTTTTACCCCGCGTTCTTCTTTTATTGCGTAATAAGCAGAGTGTTTGGAACTCAGCCAAGCAAAGACAAAGATATCAGCCTCTTTAGCCAGTGAACGCAGCATGACCGATCCTCCTTTATCATTATTGAGGCGAATATCAGCTTGAGGATATTCAGCCAACAACTGCTGCTTTACGCGCTGCGCCACTGAGTCAGTCAGAGTATAAATGCCTACAACCTTGTCATTCAGTGTTGCTCCTGTGCGAAAGGTTTCTACTCCATCATCACCGTCTTCGACTACCTGCGGTGGGATATCACAACTCAGACCGCACTCTTCGGCAAACTGCGCCAGCAAGCACCACTGCAGAGTACTGTAACGAGCAGGATTAGTGTAAAACATACCGAGCACGAGATTGAACAAGCGTTCTCTAGCAGATTGATCAGCAGTAGGATGAATCAGGAACAGTTCCAGCATATCCAGCCAAGCGCTCGCGCTAGAAGTACCGGAATTTTCGATCATCATCTTTAAGTATTCTACGAGTTCACAATAGTCTTTCGCAGTACTATTGCCACTTAAATATCCGCGAGTCAGATCGCAGGCAATGAAGATATCTTCACGTGAGCTGTTGTCATCCAGCGTCAATTGCTGCAACAACGCTAAACGAACTGACTGCCATGAGTCGCTGGCCTGATGGTTATCCAACCACTCCAGCAATATCGGAATGGCATCCCGCATCACCATGCTGGTGCGGCTATCACTTTTATCAATTAGCGCAACGAAAGCTTCTGGTTGGAAAGCGGCAGCGGACCATTGGTGGCTGGCCTGTTCTACGGCCTCGATTGCACCTGGCCACTGTGGATTATCCAACACCTCCTGTAGCCATTCCTGCCAGTTATTGAGTCCAGCAACACGTGTAGCAGGTAAAGGCCCTTTTAGTGATGTGTAGTAACGCTGGAAAGCAGGTTTAGCCAGTAGCGATTCTCGCTCCTGTTCGGATAACTTCTGAAAGTAATTAATGGTTCTAATTGCTGCTTCTACACTGCCCACAATCCATGCGCATTTTAAAGCAATAGCGACTGTGCTCATGCTGATCGGCAACAACAGTATTTCTTCCAACACGCTTTCGGGATGTTCATCAGTTCTAATGAGCAACTCATCAATGGTGGCCGGTAACATGACTGGAACAGCAACTGGAGGGATAGATGCTAGCAACTGGCCCACCCAGTGCCGGTCATCGTCTGTTGCACCCTTCATACCGGCAACCACTTGTTGTGCCTGTTCCCTCAGTCTTGCCGGATCACTTTGTGTGTCAGAAAGTAACCACAGTAGGATATTTTTGATCGCCGATGGTGTGTTGATACCCTGCGTCACTTGGAACAGGCGCGGTACGTTCTTCACCAGCAAATTATTAAATGCTTGTAGTTGGGCGGCGAGGTCGCTCAACTGCTCATACTTCAGCAGAAACTGCTGATAGAAGACCGTCATCACTTCTTCAGCCAACACCAACGGGTGCGGCATATCCAAGACCTGTCGCAACTGAGTCGAATCTAGCAGGCTTTTGGCATCACCTTCCAGAGCCATGCAGCGCAGTTCGATAAACAGTTCGTTAATATGGCCTATGCCACCAGCTTCACGTAGTTCCTGCAGATAGAGGCGAGTCTGCGGCACATCACGACGACGCAAGGCGGCACGGACATCACGCAGAATACGGCCACGCGGGCGCAGAAGTATGAGCTGGTGATTCGGGCGGCTGGCGAGTTGTTGGCGCAAGCGCTCTATGCCATTGAAAATCTCCGGGATCCTCGACTGAGAAAGCGAGCTAAATTTATATACTCTATCGCTATAGTGGTCTATCAACGCTTTTTCCACCGGGTCGCTCGGATCCAGCATCGTGCGCTGGCGGTTAAAGTCTGACCACGAGGTGCCTACGTGCGCGTTTAATAACTCGCGCAACTCCGCATAGTCTCGTTCCTCATCGGCCATTGCATACCAAGTGACTTTATCGTTGCTGCCCTTTACTGGGAGGATCACCGGGAAGCATCCGTTGCGGACATCGTCAAGCCAGGGGGTCAACCGCTGTTGGGTTGATGCTTCTAGCAGGCCACCCGCGATTTTTTCCCAAGAGATAATATTGTTTTCTCTATGGAAAAAGGTTCGCAGGAACTGTTCGCTATCAGCGCTGTTCATTGCACACCTCCCTGTGCCGGTTGGTAAAAGTCGTTAAATGCTAACAACGCCTGCACGATGGCGGTTTTGTCTGTGGTCAAGTTAATCTGTTCATCATTGATCACGATCCCGCCGATCGTCAGATTCATTGAGCCGCTTAGGAAGAAATGATCTCCGAGGAACCCTTTGGTATGCAGCACTTCTTTCTGGCCAATGTACAGGTTACCCAGCATGCCGTAGTTGGCGACGCGTTCGGTTAACTGGCGGATAAAGCGTGCATTATGCTGGGTTTCGTTGGTCATCACTTTAAGCGTACCGCCGTTGGCTACCGCACGCGCCAGCAGTTCTGAGGTCTGCACCTGACGCTGTCCCCAGGCCGGTTCGAGGTAATCGAAACGGCCGGTGCGATTATCCAGCAGGTCGAGGTCGGTGATCCACGGCGAGACAATCCACAATTCCGCGCTGGGCTGAGCGATCTCCGCTACCAACAAGGAGCTGAGTACATCAAGAACTTCACTCTGGCGTGAGGTTCTGGATTTAAAGATACGACGGGTATTCATTGGATCGCCTCCGGAATTTCAATCATGGCGAAGGTGTCATTGTTGTGGCGGCGCAGGGCACTGACGCGCGGGTAGAAGAACAACCCATACATTTCTACTGGGGTGACTAATAGAGTTGCGATGGCCTCATTTATTGCATTGCCCGGTTCGGCCACTAACTCGCATTTGCCATTATTTTCCAGATGCTGGTGACACTGCTGCATCCAGTCTGGTTGGCTGAGCTCCACCTGAGCACAACTGTGCTGCACCACATGGGCCAGCAGGAGGCGCTCGGTTGGCCCGGCAAAGCTGTAAGGGTTGTACCAAGTTAGCCAGCTATCACGAATGGTATGGCCGCGTGGCCACAGTAGGCCATTACAGGTATTTAAACGCCAACTCTCCAAGTTGTGCTGCCCTTGGCTCGCTTGTTGTAGTTGCTGGTCAAGCGCGCTGGACTGACTACAGGTAAAGGCATAGACACGCTGTGGTAGTTCAATGCCCAGTCGCTGCTCCTGCTGTCGCCAATCCTGTTGCAGTTGTAGTAAAAAGACGTCGCTGCTGGCATCGGTCCCCGGCCGTAATAGGCGGGTGTTGATCGCCGACAGGAAGCTATGGCTGGTCATAAAGCCGCTGCGCTGCAATTCTCCCAGCAAGTTGCGCTGCGCCTGAACCTGGCTGGCATGATTGTTGGCAAGGCGCATTTCGTTCATACACGCAGGCAGGGATGATGCCGGGTTTACCATGGTTTGCAGCAGGTGCCAGACATTATTGTCCATTGTTTCGTAGTTGCCTGGACTGAGGTTAAAGTCTAGTAATTCGAAGAAACTGCGCGGATCTTCACGGTAAATTTGTTGGATCTTCTCAATGATGCCGCCACCGCCCACGGTGGTTTCCGACAGCCAGATTTCGCGCTGGTCAGGCGCGAGCAGCGCAGTGCGCACCGGCCCACCGTTGAGGTCAAGGATTAGGTCGTTGTCGTCGGCATCCGGGCACAACTGCATAGCGGTTTGCAGCAGCGCCGCACCCAGCGTGTTGGTGAAGTTGAGGGTAAACCACTCCAGCCAGGTGTTATCCAGCGGTTGCCACAGCAGTTCCACCCAGTCGGCAATTCTTGCCATCACCGGAGCCTGGGCCAACAGTTCACGCAAGCTTTGCTGTAGATCCTGCTCTATCTCTTTACCGGTCTGCGCATCATACAACGTCTGGAAGATTCGTGCAGGAACGTCAATCAAGGCGATCCCTGCGCTGTTGTGTTCCATTGCGCGGAATGCCTGCTCCAGGGTGCAGTTTTTCAATACTGCTTCGCTGCCAATACCTGCCAGGACAGTTTCTGCCAGCCAACCGCCGAGGAAAGTATTAACACAGATGGCCTCGTCGTGGCTGACCTCATACAGGAAGCGCGCCGTGCGCAATCCGGCCACCAGTTCACGGTTGTTGCTGATGCTAGCGAAATCAAAATTAGGTAGCCGACACTGGAATTTTACCGCATCTACCCATAGTGAGAAGCCAAACGCAGCGGGTTCGTCTTGGTGTTCAAATTTGAAGTCAATCTGCAGGTCTTCACGCTGGTCGCTGAATTTAATATTGGCACGTGATCCGGTAGCAAAGCGCACGGCTTCGATCGGACAGTGCTGCTGATGGCTGTAAAACTCCACATGCTGGAAAATATTCTGCCAGACATTGTTGGATGGCACTTCCGCAGGGATGCCGTTCTGAGGTGGACGGATCTCGCTGTGCCAGTTAAGAAACGCGTTTGAGGTTTCACTCAGTTTAAGGTCATCTGGCGGCGTGCTGGCAGTCACTTCCCAGGCGCGGAAGCAAGGGATAACCTGCATGCCAGTGCGAGTGGTAATGTGACAATCGGGCATGGACTCCCGTTTGTCTGGCGGGCAGTAATCATCAATCGGGAATGGATGCGAACCATCTTTCAGCTCGAGTTTTTTCGGCACTAGCCAGTGGCATTCGCGAATGCTTTTGATGGCAAAGCGCTTGCTAATACGCCCCGGGGCGAAATCTTTCATCCCCTGCAAAATCGGCATGCTGTGCGCATCGGGTTCCTGACCGACTTCACCTGGCAGGTTAATCTGTAACTCCGGCAGACAGAGGTCGTTAAACAACGCGGACGGTATAAAATCAGGCATCGGCGTGCTTTTGCGGCAGTTATCGGCCTGCTCAATGCCAAGGCGCGACCAGTTGGAGCGCAGTCTTCTAAGTACCGTAGGAAGAAACGCGGTCATAATCGCGCGCGGTGGTTGCCACAGCAATGACTGCAGCAGTTTTTCGTCCTTAATCCCCAGAGCTTCAGCCAACCATGAGTTAAACTCCTGCTGGGTTTTCTGGCTGTTCAGAAGGCCTTCAATCAGATCGGCCAGCTTTGACTGAGCTTCAGATGGCTTACCTTTGTCCTGCGGGACGGATAGGTCATCCCAGATACCGCGATTCCACTGATTAAGATACTCGTTACGGCTGGAGAGCCAGTCCATAGTGGCAAAGGCCGCCTGCATACGCAGTACGTAGCTGTTGCCGACCGGCAGTTGGCGTGCCTTTAGTACCGGCTCAAACAGGTTTTCGTAGCACTGAAATGCCATGCGGTCACGACCATAGTCGGACAGCACAACCACGGTCCACGGGCGCATGGTTCGTTGACGTCCAGCACGCCCTTTACGCTGCAGGAATTGGGCGTTATCGCGCGGGGCTTTATGCTGGATAACGGCACCGACGTTCGGGTCGTTAAATCCGACCTCAAGTGACGCGGTAGCGACTATCAGATCCGCAGCATGGTCGACGCCAGCATCCTGCGAAGAGGTGCGCTTAACGTTGCTCCGGTCAGCGGAATCGAGCGTATGGCCAATCATTTTGGCCAGCGGCCACTGCTGACCAAAGGTAAATTTCTCTTCATTTGGAGCGTCGCCGCGCAGCATCGCCAGCGGTTCTTTTTTGGCATTGATATTGCCGTTCGAGTAACGCCCCTCGGCATCTAGCAGCTGAAAATAGAGGCGGTTAATGACGTCAATATCATCTGTGAATACAAAGCTGCGCGTGCCGTACATACCGTTGCTGACTGGCACTGCGGCGTTGTCGAGCATACGTCTGGTTAGCATGGAGGCCTGAATAGTGGTGGACAAAAGGCTTGAGCGAGACGCCGGGTCGCCACGTAGAGCCAGCATGTACTCCGCGCCCTCTGTCTCCATATCGTCTTCAATCGGACTAACTTCTGCCACTAGGTACTCTTCCAGCCCAGTTAACGAAGCCATAAAGCGCGTCGCCTGCTCCAACGTTGCAGACAGCCCAACAAAGTGCGGTGTGCCACCGGACAGATGCCGCCAGCGGCGGATCAGCATGCCGTTCTGTGCACCGCTGACGCCGGAATAGGTATGCACCTCATCAAGCAGCATCATCGACGGCGGGACGACGTTTTTGCCGATGCCAAACAGCGATGCCAGAAACGGGTTGCCCATCTGTTTATTCAGCATTTCGGTGCTAGTGAATAGAATGTCAGGCAGTTCGATTTTCATACGCTTACGCGTCAGGATCACTTCGTCAGGCTCGATGGTCTGGCTACAACCGTCGCAATGCAGGCGTTCAAGGTTTTTGTCATAATCGGCGGTGTGCCAGACCATTTTACCGCGACAACTCTCTGTCGGACAGGGAATGTACAGACAGGCCATGCCATTGCGATGCCTGCACCAGGCATCTTTCATGTAGTCGCGATGGATCGCCTCTTTATTAGTTGGCACCATACCAAACAGTGCGGCGATACGCACTTTGCGCACACCTTTCTTTGCCAGTTCAGTGTTCAATTTGCGCGTCTGCCGCAGCGTTTCAATAAACTGATCTTTCAGCAGTTCGTTGCGCGGGTAGATAGCCAGAGCCTTCACCGCGTCTTTTCTTTTGGCGACCAGTTCACTGCCGATAAAGGTCAGTGCGGGCAAATAGAACGCCAGTGTTTTACCTGTCCCGGTTCCGGCGCAGACAATGGTAGCAGTCGAGCGGTGCTGGCTCTGCTGCACCCCGCGCAGTACATTTTTGCAGGCATCCTGCTGAAAGCGAGCCAGACTGTACATTCCGCTCGAGTGGCTTATCAGGGCCGACAGTAGTTGGTGGTGCGTAGGAGTAAAACCGGAAGTTTCATCAAGTTGCTGCAGAACCTCAGCAGCCTGAATGTTGCGTAGCGGGTATTTGCGCTGGCGGCGGAGGAAACGATAGTCGGACACCAACGTCGGTGCGGTACGCCAGTTATCATTAAGGCCGTGTTTAGGAAACATCTGGCGCAACTGGCTGTAAAGTCGCACTGACTCAGCCATGCGGGTACGAAACACCGAAACGCCATTTTGCTGGTGGCGCAGCAGCAATCCGCGATCGATCATGACTTTCGCTATGCCAAAACTAGTTAGGCCGTTGGCGTCGAGCGGGTGGTTCTGTAGGACCTGAGAAATAGTATTACGGAACTCGGTCTCAGTGAAAAAACCTTGTGTGTTACCCCAAGTGAGCAGTACCGCCTCCTGCGACTCCAGCCCATCAAGTACTGCGCGAATAATCTGTTCCATTGAAACTACGGCTCCTTACAGGCGTCTTATACGATAGCGCGTCGGGTCGTCTTCTTCAGCCAGCCAACTGAGTACATTAGGCGTCAACATATCGAGCGTGGCACCTTGCCCGGATACGGCTTTGAGGAAGAGATTGACCTCTTCCGGCACGTTCAGCTTGAGCGCGTCGCGCTGGTGGCAAAGTTGCTCATGCAGGTCGATTATGGCCTCAACTTCGTCAGCAGTTTTTGGCAGCCCACGACTACTGTTGGTGAACTGAGCGACAAGGTCACAGTAGTGCTGTTGTACTTTTCGTTGTCCTTCCTGATGAGCAAGGTTGCTGAAAAGTCTCTGGTCCACTTCCCACTGCGCTTTTAACGTACGGATGTATTCACGCCACGCAGTGCTGGTATGTTCATTGAGAGTACTGGCTAAGCGCTCAATTTCCAGAACTAGCAGACCAAACTCCTGGGCTTGAGCAACATCGTATGTACGCGCCCCATACTGCTGAAGAAAGGCCGCCAGCAGGGCCTGCGGATTGCCAAATGTTTCGCGGTCAAACAGGCCAACAATTGGATTACCGCTCTCACTATCGCAAACCTGTCGTAGCAGCAGATAGCTCGTGAGGATCTGCGCCAGTTTTTTCGCCGGGGCATCGATTTTTTGCGCCACCTGCAGCAGACGATTGCGTATCTCCTGAGCCTTTTCCAGTTGCTGATGGCGCTCAAGGCGCGTTTTAAATTCGCCGCTGCGCCGTGCAAAAACGCTAATCTCTTCCGACGCGCTGGAGATTACCACTTCACTGATGCTTACTTCACTCATGATAAGTCCGCCTCCAGCAGCGTTAACTGTTCAGCCAGGTTTGCCAAGGTATCTGTAACTTGGTTTTCTGCATCCTCAATCTGGTCTCCGCCCTTATCGCTTATACGCTGTTGCACATACTTGTCGGTGGCGTCTTCGAACTTGCCCCAAGTCTCTAATAACTGTTGAAACGCCTCAAACTGCTCGCCATTGATGGCAAGGAGTTCTCTCATCAACATGTGCGAGTTATCGGCTGGCAACGTCAGTTTTTCCAGTTGTCTGATCAGTTTTTTCAGCTCTGGATCTTTCCAGCTCTTCAGCAACTTCAGCAGTACCGGTACAGTTTCACCCACTGGACGGGCGACGTCCGCGCTATTCGCCAGTTCGACTATCTCCTTCATGATGTCGCAGAGGTTCACCGCTGCCAGGCTGGCGCTGTTGCCGTCGCTCAGGCGTTCAGTGATGCTCTCTTGGGTCTTCAATAGCAGGGTGCGGTAGCCACCGAGCTTACTTTTGACTTCATGGATCTTGCCCGGTTGTTTGCCAGCGTCTGGCGGTTGTTTCTTAGACGCCTCCACCAGCATTAAGCCGTTAATAGCATACGGCTGAGCACCCGGTTTTTTCGCCGCCGTAAGCGCGATTAAACGCTCGCGACGTTTCTGATGCTCATCAATCACGGTATCGCGCGCCTGGGTTAAGAACTCATCCAGCAGTGGATGGTTGCTGTTTGCGACTTGCGGTTCCGTTAACAGTGCCTGCACCAGCGTGGCCGGGTGGGATGCCGATAATCCATCCTGCCCGAGGAATGCACCACTTAACTGCAGATCTTTGATGATACTGGAAAGCTCCTCGCGTTCTTCCTGCAGCACCTTGAGTTTTACTTCGTGCTCAATGCGATCCATAAAACTATGAAAGGCGGCGTAGTCGATCTCACTGCCGTCATAATCCCAACTCTGATAATGGTTGAAGTGCGCCATCGCCAGACAGGCGCTACGTAACTCGGGAGTATCTTCAAGCTTCACCAGCGGATGTGACTGATTCCCCACAAGCACGCCGGGCAAGTGGATCCTACCCTGAGTTTTTGCTGAACTGGCCATGAGAGAGGTCTGGATCAGCTCAGTTGACCAGTCGATACGGGCATTCAGCGCTTCCAAGAGCCACTTACGAATGTCGCGGGCTCTGGTTTGCTCGAGCGTCTTGCTCTGGTGCCATTTATCCAGCACGAGTTTCCATTCATCAAGTGGTGATGGTGGTTCCGGTACTGGTTCTGGTTCTGGTTCCGGTTTCGGTTTCGGTGGCGGTGGACCGCCACCCAACAGTACTACCGACTCCGGCAGACCAAACTCTTTACAGATGGCGGGCGTCAGACCTGCCAGGTTTGTACTATTTCCCCCCCAAACAGCCAGCAGTGAATTAATCCGCTCAGGCTGGCTGAGGCTTTCCAGGCGTACCCGCTGCTGTAATGCCGAGTTGCATACAATCTCAGCAAATTGTGACGGCGGGAACTGCTCGTCAAGATAACTCTGGCGATACTTTTTCAGTGGCTCGCGCAAAATTTCATGCAAAATATTACGCGGGATAAATACCAGGCCTTGCTCTTTAACTTTGCAGTGTCGTTCTACCAACTGCCCAATGGCTGCTGGGTTGAAGGGAAACAGCGGATGACCAATGCTACTGCTGCCAAAACTGGCCAGCGCTGGCGCAGCAGATTCGTTCTCCAGCACCTCCTGATCCTGCCATACCGGAATCTCCTGATAACACTGCGCGTCCTGCTGGTGGTGATAAGTTTCCAGCGCAGCAGCGCCGTGACGGGCAGCGTTGAGATAGCGGCCGCAAAAGTCAATAACGCGTTTTTTCAGCGCGACATCGTTTTCGCTGGCATGCTGCTGGATCACCCATTCGTAGCGGGCGCGGGTGCCTAGCGTATTACGTAGGCGCTTAAAGCTGTCGTGACCCTCAGTAACCGCAATAATCGATCTCAGAGTACATAAAACCTTTTTGCCGTCGTACTCATCTTCCTCTATCAGACAGGCGATCAGGACATCTTCAATCGCCGAGGTGGCGGTAAGATCTTCCACAAGAAGGATCAGGTCGCGACCTTCTGCCAGCAACTGTCGGCGGATCATACGCATCAGATCCTGGAAATTGGCCCGGTTAAAGCTAAACAGTTCGACGAAGGTGTCTTCTAACGCTTGGCTGCGCACCACGTTGACAACGCGAGCTGCTGCTTGCTTTTTTTCATCACTGGTAAGCAACTGTTGATTGCGCAGGTAGGGAAGCACTGTTGGTGAAACCTGCCTGAAGTCCAGTCCATTGAAGGTGAAGTCTTCCGCAGACATTTCATACCGCAAGTTGGCAATACTGTCGTCGTTAGCTCCCTGGCAGAAGCGCTGCGCAATATTGTGAAGACAGGCGCCATGAGCAGTGAAATACTGCGTCATCACGCTGTCAAAAAACAGCGCGGGCAGTCGGGATGATGCTGCGTGTTGTTGGATTTCTTCCAGCTGCTTTTTTCTGCTTTCTTCCAGCTGAATTTTTCCCATTTTCTCTTGGCGAAGCTCTTCAATGGCATCTGTATATGCTGCGTTTAGCGCTTGACGCAATTTAAGAGCAATATGTTCGGCGACGTTTTCGGGGATTAATTGCTTTCCAACTCCGTTAACCTTTTCACGAATACTCTGATACTCCTCGCCTTCAAGACCTTCTAGAATGGCGGTGAGTACACGTGGCAGAGAAGCATTTTTTGGGATGCGGATAATGTGGTATTTCGCATGATCTTCACGGCGTTTGAGCTGAGCATGAACCCAGCGTACCAGGTGGGATTTCCCCACGCCAGAAGCGCCAATTAGCGGCAGCGGGCGGTTATGTTCAAGCAGAAAGTCCAGCAGCGCCCCCTCTCCTACCTGCGTGACCTTACCACTTTGAAACTCAATGCGGTCGAGACGCATCGGTTCATGCACCGCCAGCAACTGGCTGTCGGCCAGTGACTCAGCCTCGGTTAGGATGCAGGCAGTAACGTTCTGCTCGCTGGGCCAGTAGCTCTGTAGTTGTGGCATTAGTGGACTCCCGCATCATTTAAGGTCAGATGGGTTACGGTACGCAGCACACTGCCGTTCCGGCCGGTTAACTGCATTGCGCCGCTGGCGTCAGACTCAGCCTTCATGTTGATTACTCCGGAAAGCTGAAGCCGCAGCAGCGCACGCGACAGCGAGGTGGAAAGGCGGTTAGGGCTAAGAGAGTGCCAGCCATGCAGACTGATACGCTCCTCGACCTGCTGGCGATAACTGCCACCATCTAGCACCGGGAGCGCCCGATTAAGACGTTGCAGCACTTCGCCGATGGAAAGCTGTTCGCCAACACGCATAAGGAACGGTAACTCTTCACGAATAGAATCGGTGGGGTCAATGGCGTAACTGTCGCGAGTGAGTTGTTGAGCAAAGCCCAGCCAACTGAGATAACCCGGAACGACAGCAATCTCATTACTGTTGATACGAAAATCAGGTATAAACGTGTTCACCAGCACTTCAAGGTTGCCCGATTTGATTTCTGTGTTCTGATAGACATCCAGCGCCAGCAGCAACGCAGCCAAAAGGGTAAGGTCGACGGCGCGTTCATCGCGTGAGCTCAGGTCACTGTTATTTTCCTGAGCCTGTAAACAGCGGCGTGCAGCCTGGCGCAGCGGCATACTTTTTGTGCTGAAATAGTTCGCGTTGAAACTGATTTGTGTTGTCTCTTCTACTTTTTCTTCCATCAGTAACCCCAAGTCCAGCCATGCTCTTAATTCCTGAGGCGCTTTACCACGTGCATTTTGTGAGTCGCCGGTTTGCAATGTTTCCGGTGCACAGAGCGCTATCAGTTTTTCACGCGGTAGTTGGTTCTTCGGGCTGGCTTTCAGCACCTGATAAAATGCGGCCAGCACGGCATACTGACTGCCACCATGGGCATTATTGATAATCGACACTGTCTAGTTTCCTTTGAAGTTGTTCGATGGTGATCCAATTGTGATTATCGAGAAGAACGTAATGCGCCCCGCCGGGATGGTGAGGATAGGGCATATCATGCGGGATCAGCGTCAGTTGTAATGGTGCTGGGTTTAACGGCGGCAGATAACCGTTGGCGCAGGACTCTTGCGTGGGAAGTACCAACTCTGCCAACTCGGCCATTACATCGTTATCCGGCGCAGGCTCATCACGTGCAGGCAATTCGTCACTCAACAAGATCAGGCGCTCGCCGCGCGGAATGGCGCTAAATATACTATGCAACAAGGCAGGATCTGCCCAGACGCGCTGGACAATGCCTCTATGATGCAGTTGCACCAGTAGCGTCGCGACGCGGTGATACCAGTTCTCACGTTCCCACTCATCGTCGTTAACTGGCGGATAGGTGATAAAGCAACTGGAGTAAGATAGGCCGCTGAGCGCCTGCCAGCGGCTCAACGCCTGCTGTGCCACCGACGCTGGCGGGTTAAGCAACAGCGGCGGTGGGCTCAGATAATTACTAGTAAGC
It encodes:
- the dpdG gene encoding protein DpdG codes for the protein MSIINNAHGGSQYAVLAAFYQVLKASPKNQLPREKLIALCAPETLQTGDSQNARGKAPQELRAWLDLGLLMEEKVEETTQISFNANYFSTKSMPLRQAARRCLQAQENNSDLSSRDERAVDLTLLAALLLALDVYQNTEIKSGNLEVLVNTFIPDFRINSNEIAVVPGYLSWLGFAQQLTRDSYAIDPTDSIREELPFLMRVGEQLSIGEVLQRLNRALPVLDGGSYRQQVEERISLHGWHSLSPNRLSTSLSRALLRLQLSGVINMKAESDASGAMQLTGRNGSVLRTVTHLTLNDAGVH
- the dpdH gene encoding protein DpdH — protein: MPQLQSYWPSEQNVTACILTEAESLADSQLLAVHEPMRLDRIEFQSGKVTQVGEGALLDFLLEHNRPLPLIGASGVGKSHLVRWVHAQLKRREDHAKYHIIRIPKNASLPRVLTAILEGLEGEEYQSIREKVNGVGKQLIPENVAEHIALKLRQALNAAYTDAIEELRQEKMGKIQLEESRKKQLEEIQQHAASSRLPALFFDSVMTQYFTAHGACLHNIAQRFCQGANDDSIANLRYEMSAEDFTFNGLDFRQVSPTVLPYLRNQQLLTSDEKKQAAARVVNVVRSQALEDTFVELFSFNRANFQDLMRMIRRQLLAEGRDLILLVEDLTATSAIEDVLIACLIEEDEYDGKKVLCTLRSIIAVTEGHDSFKRLRNTLGTRARYEWVIQQHASENDVALKKRVIDFCGRYLNAARHGAAALETYHHQQDAQCYQEIPVWQDQEVLENESAAPALASFGSSSIGHPLFPFNPAAIGQLVERHCKVKEQGLVFIPRNILHEILREPLKKYRQSYLDEQFPPSQFAEIVCNSALQQRVRLESLSQPERINSLLAVWGGNSTNLAGLTPAICKEFGLPESVVLLGGGPPPPKPKPEPEPEPVPEPPSPLDEWKLVLDKWHQSKTLEQTRARDIRKWLLEALNARIDWSTELIQTSLMASSAKTQGRIHLPGVLVGNQSHPLVKLEDTPELRSACLAMAHFNHYQSWDYDGSEIDYAAFHSFMDRIEHEVKLKVLQEEREELSSIIKDLQLSGAFLGQDGLSASHPATLVQALLTEPQVANSNHPLLDEFLTQARDTVIDEHQKRRERLIALTAAKKPGAQPYAINGLMLVEASKKQPPDAGKQPGKIHEVKSKLGGYRTLLLKTQESITERLSDGNSASLAAVNLCDIMKEIVELANSADVARPVGETVPVLLKLLKSWKDPELKKLIRQLEKLTLPADNSHMLMRELLAINGEQFEAFQQLLETWGKFEDATDKYVQQRISDKGGDQIEDAENQVTDTLANLAEQLTLLEADLS